A genomic segment from Bufo bufo chromosome 8, aBufBuf1.1, whole genome shotgun sequence encodes:
- the SPOUT1 gene encoding putative methyltransferase C9orf114 homolog, with translation MAEKRPRLEQEPEKKVNWRKHKEQRREQKKQWREAKLLKELEKAQLQKRKETEKLEQEKEVKKASDGRLYTVSVALPGSIMENAQSPELRTYLAGQIARACAIHCVDEVVIFDEHDEGSKSLEGEFEGVGKKGHSCVQLARILQYLECPQYLRKSFFPKHPDLQFAGLLNPLDSPHHVRIDEESKYREGVVLDRPIKPGKGSFVNCGMRKEVQIDKQLQAGVRVTVQMQPENPDRKVRKGIVVSPQHPRTEDAIYWGYRVRLASCLSAVFTECPFKDGYDLTIGTSERGSSVEDVALPDFRHALVVFGGLRGLEASVDSDQNLEIEEPSILFSHYLNTCPGQGSRTIRTEEAILISLTALKPRIESAVQKIKDG, from the exons GAACCTGAAAAGAAAGTAAACTGGAGAAAACATAAGGAGCAAA GAAGAGAGCAGAAAAAACAATGGAGAGAAGCGAAATTGCTGAAAGAGTTAGAAAAGGCGCAACTGCAGAAACGGAAAGAAACCGAGAAGCTGGAGCAGGAGAAAGAAGTGAAGAAGGCATCAGACG GTCGTCTGTATACAGTGAGTGTGGCATTGCCTGGTTCCATTATGGAGAACGCCCAGTCCCCGGAGCTGCGCACGTACCTGGCCGGCCAGATCGCTCGGGCGTGTGCTATTCATTGTGTGGACGAGGTAGTGATATTTGATGAGCATGACGAAGGATCAAA AAGCCTGGAGGGGGAGTTTGAAGGAGTTGGCAAAAAAGGCCACAGCTGTGTGCAGCTGGCACGCATACTGCAGTACCTGGAGTGCCCGCA GTACTTAAGAAAGTCATTCTTCCCCAAACATCCAGATCTGCAGTTTGCAG GGCTTCTGAACCCCCTGGACAGTCCTCATCATGTGAGAATTGATGAAGAGTCTAAGTACCGGGAGGGAGTCGTGTTGGATCGGCCCATCAAGCCTGGCAAAGGCTCGTTCGTGAACTGTGGCATGAGGAAG GAGGTGCAGATCGACAAGCAGCTTCAAGCCGGAGTCAGAGTCACCGTTCAGATGCAACCTGAGAATCCAG ACCGAAAAGTAAGAAAAGGAATTGTGGTCTCACCGCAGCATCCAAGGACTGAAGATGCCATATACTGGGGGTACAGAGTGAGGCTGGCATCGTGCCTCA GTGCGGTTTTCACTGAATGCCCCTTTAAGGACGGCTATGACCTTACTATTGGAACCTCTGAACGAGGAAGCAGTGTGGAGGATGTGGCGCTGCCAGATTTCCG ACATGCTTTGGTTGTGTTTGGAGGACTTCGAGGACTGGAAGCCAGCGTGGACAGTGACCAGAACCTGGAAATAGAAGAACCTAGTATCTTATTCAGCCATTACCTGAACACATGTCCAGGCCAGGGCAGCCGCACCATCAGAACAGAG GAAGCCATATTGATCTCACTCACCGCATTGAAACCCAGAATAGAAAGTGCAGTTCAGAAGATCAAAGATGGCTGA